DNA sequence from the bacterium genome:
TGACTTATCCGGATCAGATTCACGTAGGCGCTGCGACGGTCGAGGTGATGGCCGATCGTTTTCGCATGAAATATGCCGTGTGGAGTGAAACGCAACAGGCCATCGTGGCCGAAGGCGAAGGATTGATCGTCGTGTATGATTATAATCAAAATCAGAAATGTCCAATGCCATCGTGGATGCGCGATGCGATGGCTGACTTAGAAAAAAAGGCGAGTCAGCCGACAAATTTGTAACCTAGACGGTGGACGGTGATAAAATATTGAGGCCGTTTGGGATTGGGCTCTAATTTTTGACGTAACCACGCCATGTGTACATCCACCGTGCGTGTTGTGATGTCTTCGCCATAATTCCAAACGTTCTCAAGTAATTCATCCCGGGACAAAGTCGCATTGCGATGCTCGATCATATAGCGTAACAATCGAAATTCCTGCGCTGAGAGCTCCACTGTTTTTTTATGGACGCGTACTTCGGCTTTTCGAAAATCCACCTCAATATTGTTGAAACTGTAATTGTCCGACGCCTCCATGCGATTGGCCGGTTCACTACGTCGCAATAGCGCTTCGATACGTGCCGTGAGTTCGCTCATATCAAAAGGTTTCGTCAGATAATCATCGGCACCGAGTTTGAGTCCGATCACTTTATCGGTCGTCTGGCTTTTGGCGGTCAACATCAATATAGGCGTACGATCGCCGTCGCCGCGTAAATCGCGGCACACGTCCAAACCTGAACTTTGCGGCAGCATCACATCCATTAAAATAATATCATAACGATTCTTTCGGGCTTTGCTCAAAGCGATGGTGCCGTTTTCAGCGATGTCCACGGCGAATCCTTCACGCCGTAAGCGATCCGACAAAGTTATAATTAAACCGGGTTCGTCCTCGACCAGTAATAATTTTTTCACGTTCCCTCCGGAAGAAAAACACTAAACGTACTTCCTTTACCGGGTTCGCTCTCAACACGGATAGTGCCGCTATGCAATGCGACATATCGTTCCACAATGCTGAGCCCGAGGCCATTGCCGTGAATCTGTGCATCGCGTACTCCGGACGCTCTGAAGAAAGGTTCAAAAATGTGAGGTATATCTTTTTTATCAATGCCAATACCACGGTCGGTTATATCGGTGCGAATATACGGCGATTCATCGGTCAACGTGATACGTATCGGTGCATTGGCGCGATTGTACTTGATCGCATTGGCGATCAGATTGTTAAATATCGTTTGTAAAGCTTCATGATTACCTTTAATCGTGTTATGCGTCGTTTGACGGTTTTCGAAATGAATCGGGGTGTCATTGGGAAATGAGGCGATGCATTTTGTGATAATTATGGATAAATCCAAACGCTCCATTTTTAATGAATTTTTATCGGTGATGATACCTGAAAAATCCAAAATCTGATCTACCATGTCCGATAGGCGTTTGCTTTCACCACGTATCAACTCGCCATAACGCCGCACATCATTGGCATCGGTTACGATCGCATCGGAAAGATTTTCACCGGCTGATCGGATAACGGCAAGCGGCGTTTTAAGTTCATGTGAAACTCCGGCAACAAATTCCAATTGCTGATTCGCTAATATCCGTTCCTTTCGTTGTGCGATCAAAAGAATAACGAGTCCTGCGGCCATGATAAGCAGAACGCCTGCGCTAATAAAAAGGTTTCGCCATCGTACGATTTTGACGGCATTTTCCAATGAGCCTTCACGATGTATGACCCGTAACGTGCAACCTGACGTCTTGATGTCGGCATGCAACCGCGTTACGATCGAATCCATGATCGGATTAAATGCGCCGTTTGACGTACGTTCGCTTGTTTCAATGGATTGCGTTACGGTCAGGGTTTTCATGGTCGTTTTATCACGGGTGCCTTTGACGCGAACCATAAACATATCTTGAGTGCGAATACGGGCAATCTCAGCGCTGATATCCGATTTTGACCAATGTGCGATCGGTAAATTAGGATTGGATTTGTAAAAAAATTCAGATTGGTCATCATTGATAACAGCGATATCTACGTCATTTTCGAATGATGGGCCAAAGTGAATACCTGCTAAACTATCCATCCATGATTTGACCGCATTCGTATCCAAAAGAACAGCTATGATTTCCTCAGCCGGTTGCTCCCACGGCAGGCTTAGCATTTTGCGCATCGGATTGACAGTCACGATGATATATGGGTAGTCGGCAAGGAGGTGGCCTTGCATGATAATCAGATTGTTTTTTTCCTTACCGGTCGAGCGCATAGCACGCATCCGCTGTAATTTGAGAACGATGGGGTTTGACAGTGTGTCGGAAACCCGATGAAGTTCGGGTTTTGCCGAATCCAACAAAAAAACCTCAGGTGTGTTATTTTCAGACATACGACCGTAAAAAACTGATCGAATCAGATCCTGACGCACAGCACCGGTTTGCCATTTATTGACGGTACTTTGCAGGATATTGGGCAACTGTTCAGGTTGATCAAAGTCCACTCGAAAAAGATATTCATGTAGACGCGATATTTCACTGTCAAAATCCGATGCCATACGCGTAGCGCTGATATGGAGATTACTCCGCATGCGCGTCAATTCGCCTTCGCTCAGTCGCCCCAGCCAAATATACTGCATTGTTCCGATACTGATCAGCGCTATGGTAAGCAGCGCGATAATCCATCCCGGGTGTAATCGTTTTGATTTTGCCATAGTGAAAAATAGGCATTCGAACAGCGGTCTTCAATCGAAATGTGTGCTGCGATTCACATTTTACATAGTTTACAACTCTTTTACGCCGGCTTAACAACTCTAGTTCTAAAATCAAGTATCATTAGCGTAATTCATCATCGTCTATAAAACTTGGAAGGAACGCAGTATGAAAAAAATAATCCTCATCTTAGGTATGGCCCTGCTCGGTGTCGGAGGAAATGCATTCGCGCAAGGTATTCGCTATATGGCTACGGGTCCTGTGCAGCCGGTGGATGAAGTCGGGGTTATATTTGCAGAAAAAGAGAACGGTTTGATTGCCGATTTGATTTTTCCTGAACACGCATTACCCAAAGGTTATAAACCTCAAGGGATTGAAAAAAATGATGTGTTGGTGATGGTTAACGGGGTTTCGGTAAAAACCGCAAACGAGTTGAAAGCGGCTTACGATAAAGTCAAAGTCGGTGATACGATCAAACTCGGGCTAAAACGCGGGGATGAAAAAATGATTGCCAGTTTTGCCAAAATAGATCCCGAGCATTTACCAAAACGTAAAATGATCAAACGTACGCCGGACGGAAAAGAAATAGAGGAAACCAAATAATGTTAAGGTGGTTTTCTTTTACAGTTCTATTCTTTTGCAGTACGGATTTTAGTTTGGTAGCGCAGTATAATGCATTTAACCAGCGTGATGATAAATATCCGCTGTTGGGATTAAAACGCGCCAAAGAGGTTTATGAATCGGAGAAAGCCGAATACGAACGCGTTAAACAATTGTTTGATAAACAACTGGCTTCACCCGCGGAACTGGAACGGGCCCGGCGTTCACTGGCCGATGTTGAGGTGAACTATCAGCAATCGCTGTTGGCGGTGCTGTTTGAACAGCAATTTATCACGGTGTCACGCGCGGTTAAATATCAGGACAAACGCGGACAGAAGCGTGTTCGTGTCGAACTGATGAACACCTCCGGCGGTGAGGCGGAATTTCGTAAGTTGATTTCCATGGAAGACGAGCTATTTCGTTCCTTACAACCGGACCACATTAATAATATCTACGTCTCCGTAACGAACACGGAAGGTGCGATCATCAGTCAACCGTACGAATCCAAAGTCAACGAATTGATCTACGGACAGCCCGTGACACTGGATTTTGTAATGTTGCAAGATTTGGATGTGGTGAGCGTGAATATTATTTATGGTAACGGTGCATCGCGCAGCATGCGGATTTTTTTACAAAAAGACGCCACGGAAAATAAAGTATTATTCCAATCCGAGCAGTTTTCACAGGAAGCAGATCTCGGGAGCAATGCCACATTTGATCTTACGTTGGAGTTATTCAGCGGCACGGATAATACGTTTAAGCTGGAAGTATTGAACCTCCCGCCGGAACTGACGCGTTATTTTCTTGATGCGGCAACCAATGCTAAACTCAGCCAGTTAAAGTTTACCGAATCGGCGCGTACCCGTAAGGCATCGCTCCGCGTTTTTCTGCCGGATCGTCCTACCGAACAAGTCCAAATCGAAAAAACGATTCCGTTTTATGTATTAGCGATACCGCAGGAAAAGCAGGCACTCATCCAAACGCAACGCGATAAGGTGTGGTCCCAACAAGAGATCGAATCGCTCAACGCAGGCTATCTCCGGCTGGAACTCATCGTCAAAGGCAATGCACGTTTATTGGTCAAAGCGCCCAAGTTGTATTATGCCACGACAGAATCCGAGCCTGTAGAAGCATCACTTGAAATTCGCAACGACGGTTCACGCCGCCTTGATAACATCAAGTTTGAAGTGGATCTGCCCTTGGAATGGAAGAAGGAAATACAATCGCTGATGATTCCTTCGATCCATGTAAACGAAGAGTCGGTTGTGCGATTTAAGTTTTATCCGCCGGAACACGTGGCCGTCGGTAAATACGAAGTGCGCATCCGAACTTCATCCGTCTCCGATAATCAACCGGTCAATGCCGAGGATAAGGTAATTACTATTGATATTCAGGCGGGAAGTAATGTTTTGGGCACGATGGCGCTGATCGTTCTGATTCTAAGCATTATCGGTGGAATAGTTTGGTTCGGCATTAAACTCACACGTAAATAGAGGTATTTATGACAGTACACAATCAACCCATTTTAGAAGCGGCACAATTGACCAAACGTTATGACGATGGTGCTTTAGCGCTTAACGGTATTTCGTTTCAGGTTCATCCCGGTGAAATATATGCGATGCTTGGAGGGAACGGCGCCGGTAAAACGACGACAATTAATATTTTTTTCAATTTCATCACCCCGACATCCGGCGAGGCCAGAGTCAAAGGAATCATCACACATCAGGAACCTTTAAGGGCCAAAGAACAAATGGCTTTTGTGTCGGAGAATGTGATGCTCTATCCTAATTTTACAGCGATGGAGAATCTTGAGTTTTTTGCAAAGCTGGGCGGTCGCGCAGACATAACCGAATCGGAAATGGCAGCCACGTTATCACGTGTCGGACTACAAAGCGAAGCGATGAACAAAAAAGTCCGAACCTTTTCCAAAGGCATGCGGCAAAAATGCGGTATAGCCATCGCTATTATCAAAAAAGCTCCGGCCATTATTTTGGATGAACCTACATCGGGTTTGGATCCCAAGGCGGGGTATGAATTTAACCGATTACTGATCGAACTAAAACAAGAGGGTAAAGCGATCCTTATGTCCACTCATGATATTTTCAGGGCTAAGGAAGTGGCCGATCATATCGGAATTATGAACCGCGGCTCAATCGTGATGCAAAAAAACCGCGATGAATTAGCGCACGAAGATTTAGAGAAACTCTACATTGAATATATGGCGGGTTACATGGAACCGGTAGCCGTATAGCATTAAACATTAGTAAGGTGGTTATGAAAAAAATATGTTGCATAGTCTGGTTCATTAGTTCTATTGCTACGGCCCAATCGCGTGATGCACAAGTAAGCGAGTTAGATTCATTGATACAATCAGCTTTACGAGACGGGTTTCATGGATTGGTGTGGGTTGAAAGCAACGACAAGCCGATCTACTACAAAGGTTTTGGTTTTGCTAACGAAAGTAATAACCAAAAATTTGACAGTACGGTTTTTGTACAAATCGGTTCTACGGTCAAAGATTTTACGCGTGTTGCGATTTATCAACTAGTCGAAAAAAGAAAGTTATCTCTCAACGATCCGCTGTCCAAATATATGCCCGGCCTCGCAGGAGAAAAGAATAAGATTACCGTTCAGCACTTATTGAATCATACCGCCGGCTTTCCTATGGGCATCAAATTTGATGCGGAGCCGCTGACGAAAGAAGAAATGGTAGAACATATCAGAGGTCTAAATTTACTCTCAAGCCCGGGAGTGCACGAAAAATATTCTAACTTAGGTTATTCATGCCTTGCTTATGTCATAGAAAAAATAAGCGGTCGTTCATTTGATGCCTATGTGGACGAGTATATTCTGAAACCTTTAGGCATGCATCATACCGGCACATATCGCCCTAATTTTGATCGTAATAAAATAGCTCATGGATACCGTCAACATGCGGATATCGGTATTATTTTGGATATGCCGCATGATCAAGACGGGCACCTATGGAGTTTACGAGGGAACGGTGGTTATTTATCTACGTTTCGAGATATGAAATTTTTTTTTGATTCATTTGAAACGGACAAATTATTAAGTACGCCGGCATTTCGCATGGCCGTTTATGACTCCAAACAGCCTACGGTGCTGGCCGGATCAGATATGATTTCGTTCTATGGGTTTGCCAATTTTCCCGGTATCAAAGCGCGGCTCATGATTGCCAGTAATCATGATAATTACATGGGGCATCAATTGTTAGAATCCATTGAGGGATATTTACGCAACGGTAAAAACCCTATGGGAAAAGTTATCAAAACCGTTGAGGTAGATAGCCCCGGCGAGAGTGCAGAGGTTTTTGATTTACCCAAAGAGGGTGCGGGATTGACGATCCGACGATATGTTGAGGCTTTCAATAGCGGTAACGCGAATACGATGAAAGCGTTTTTTGAAAATTATGCCAAAAGCGGAGACGGTTTTACTCCGATGGAACGACGTTTGCAAAATTATAATCGGTTGTTTTCGGATTTAGGTGTTATAACCGTGAGTTCATTTCAAACACGTGCGGATGGTTCCTGGGAAGTGCATGTGGGCTCGGCGAAAGCGAAAGCAATTTTTAATTTTCAAATCGAAACTAAAGCGCCTTGGCGTTTTGAAGCTTTACAGATCGAATTAGGCGATTAGTTTCACAAATTAAATATAAAACTATATGTTTACGTTACTGCTGAAAAAAGAAATACGCGATATTTTAAACTCACCCAAGTTTTCCGTGCTTTTCGGGATGGGATCGTTGCTCATCTTGTTGGCGTTTTATATGGGTGCGCGCAA
Encoded proteins:
- a CDS encoding ABC transporter ATP-binding protein, yielding MLEAAQLTKRYDDGALALNGISFQVHPGEIYAMLGGNGAGKTTTINIFFNFITPTSGEARVKGIITHQEPLRAKEQMAFVSENVMLYPNFTAMENLEFFAKLGGRADITESEMAATLSRVGLQSEAMNKKVRTFSKGMRQKCGIAIAIIKKAPAIILDEPTSGLDPKAGYEFNRLLIELKQEGKAILMSTHDIFRAKEVADHIGIMNRGSIVMQKNRDELAHEDLEKLYIEYMAGYMEPVAV
- a CDS encoding PDZ domain-containing protein, coding for MKKIILILGMALLGVGGNAFAQGIRYMATGPVQPVDEVGVIFAEKENGLIADLIFPEHALPKGYKPQGIEKNDVLVMVNGVSVKTANELKAAYDKVKVGDTIKLGLKRGDEKMIASFAKIDPEHLPKRKMIKRTPDGKEIEETK
- a CDS encoding acyl-CoA thioesterase, whose product is MIKEIAELRGYPVIYSTPVAWGEMDALGHVNNIMYFRYFESARSDYFQRIGVWDHAREHGIGVILHSTQCRFKRPLTYPDQIHVGAATVEVMADRFRMKYAVWSETQQAIVAEGEGLIVVYDYNQNQKCPMPSWMRDAMADLEKKASQPTNL
- a CDS encoding HAMP domain-containing histidine kinase; protein product: MAKSKRLHPGWIIALLTIALISIGTMQYIWLGRLSEGELTRMRSNLHISATRMASDFDSEISRLHEYLFRVDFDQPEQLPNILQSTVNKWQTGAVRQDLIRSVFYGRMSENNTPEVFLLDSAKPELHRVSDTLSNPIVLKLQRMRAMRSTGKEKNNLIIMQGHLLADYPYIIVTVNPMRKMLSLPWEQPAEEIIAVLLDTNAVKSWMDSLAGIHFGPSFENDVDIAVINDDQSEFFYKSNPNLPIAHWSKSDISAEIARIRTQDMFMVRVKGTRDKTTMKTLTVTQSIETSERTSNGAFNPIMDSIVTRLHADIKTSGCTLRVIHREGSLENAVKIVRWRNLFISAGVLLIMAAGLVILLIAQRKERILANQQLEFVAGVSHELKTPLAVIRSAGENLSDAIVTDANDVRRYGELIRGESKRLSDMVDQILDFSGIITDKNSLKMERLDLSIIITKCIASFPNDTPIHFENRQTTHNTIKGNHEALQTIFNNLIANAIKYNRANAPIRITLTDESPYIRTDITDRGIGIDKKDIPHIFEPFFRASGVRDAQIHGNGLGLSIVERYVALHSGTIRVESEPGKGSTFSVFLPEGT
- a CDS encoding response regulator transcription factor, with the protein product MKKLLLVEDEPGLIITLSDRLRREGFAVDIAENGTIALSKARKNRYDIILMDVMLPQSSGLDVCRDLRGDGDRTPILMLTAKSQTTDKVIGLKLGADDYLTKPFDMSELTARIEALLRRSEPANRMEASDNYSFNNIEVDFRKAEVRVHKKTVELSAQEFRLLRYMIEHRNATLSRDELLENVWNYGEDITTRTVDVHMAWLRQKLEPNPKRPQYFITVHRLGYKFVG
- a CDS encoding serine hydrolase, whose translation is MKKICCIVWFISSIATAQSRDAQVSELDSLIQSALRDGFHGLVWVESNDKPIYYKGFGFANESNNQKFDSTVFVQIGSTVKDFTRVAIYQLVEKRKLSLNDPLSKYMPGLAGEKNKITVQHLLNHTAGFPMGIKFDAEPLTKEEMVEHIRGLNLLSSPGVHEKYSNLGYSCLAYVIEKISGRSFDAYVDEYILKPLGMHHTGTYRPNFDRNKIAHGYRQHADIGIILDMPHDQDGHLWSLRGNGGYLSTFRDMKFFFDSFETDKLLSTPAFRMAVYDSKQPTVLAGSDMISFYGFANFPGIKARLMIASNHDNYMGHQLLESIEGYLRNGKNPMGKVIKTVEVDSPGESAEVFDLPKEGAGLTIRRYVEAFNSGNANTMKAFFENYAKSGDGFTPMERRLQNYNRLFSDLGVITVSSFQTRADGSWEVHVGSAKAKAIFNFQIETKAPWRFEALQIELGD